Proteins encoded by one window of Vigna radiata var. radiata cultivar VC1973A chromosome 5, Vradiata_ver6, whole genome shotgun sequence:
- the LOC106761213 gene encoding EKC/KEOPS complex subunit Tprkb — protein sequence MKSFNINGTTLSIALYTDVTNSKELLESMQTGTLEPEVAFLNALLIPNIFPVLAAAHKTLVAKSRDSLTTRTPHSELVYNYSGSKHITESLKRCGISDSTTYILAARFDASPDEIQAIEKLINGKEIDLEELEGRANQSQIQKHYKISASELGVSSLADAIVCRIAARDAL from the exons ATGAAGTCGTTCAATATAAATGGAACTACTCTTTCTATTGCACTCTACACTGATGTAACTAATTCAAA AGAACTCTTGGAAAGTATGCAAACCGGGACTCTGGAGCCAGAAGTTGCATTCCTCAATGCTTTACTT ATTCCAAATATTTTCCCTGTCCTAGCGGCTGCTCACAAGACACTTGTAGCCAAGTCACGAGACTCATTGACCACACGCACTCCTCATTCGGAGCTCGTTTACAACTACTCAGGGTCCAAGCAT ATTACTGAATCTTTGAAAAGATGTGGCATCTCAGACAGCACAACTTATATCCTTGCTGCTCGATTTGATGCTTCTCCTGATGAG ATACAAGCTATAGAGAAGCTCATCAATGGAAAAGAGATTGACCTGGAGGAGCTAGAAGGGAGAGCAAACCAATCCCAGATACAAAAG CATTACAAGATATCTGCATCGGAACTTGGAGTATCATCACTTGCTGATGCAATAGTTTGCCGAATAGCTGCTCGTGATGCCTTGTGA
- the LOC106761381 gene encoding uncharacterized protein LOC106761381 gives MGIIRSCFSFIAGTVCGVYLAQNYQVPNIMKFADTALFMAKVVEEKYRKPKKRDDDDD, from the coding sequence ATGGGTATAATTAGGAGTTGCTTCTCTTTCATAGCAGGGACAGTATGTGGGGTTTACTTGGCTCAGAATTATCAAGTTCCTAATATCATGAAGTTTGCTGACACTGCCTTGTTCATGGCAAAAGTTGTGGAGGAAAAATACCGCAAGCCCAAGAAGagggatgatgatgatgattag
- the LOC106759716 gene encoding putative receptor-like protein kinase At1g80870: protein MPSRPFPPTSPTKTKALFLALTISACVVIFCSVVYFLYHLWLSLVHRAKTIPFDASAPLKLQRFSYKDLKQATNGFDTANVIGKGGSGTVFRGVLKDGKLIAIKRLDALSLQSEREFQNELQILGGLRSPFLVTLLGYCVERNKRVLVYEYMPNRSLQESLFGDEGLSLSWERRFCIILDVARAMEFLHLGCDPPVIHGDIKPSNVLLDAEWRGKISDFGLSRIKVEGEFGVDLFSQDLGRSQDLWKSQELSGNLTNLTAETPAIGTPVESVSEVDFALALQASSSSKNSRTCFNVKALNLNSLNYNANIAGESEIRNVNAKGKEISALDRDDWNGKFFPYDDELSSIDYSKELTVNASPLVDDEKANGKQWGKDWWWRQDGSGELCSKDYVMEWIGSQICPSNPDWDHGKNNAHEKVELETSSPKDKDQDAIAPQTQVFGIGHNTTDNGIEKKQSRGKKNHKKKHRKMQEWWREEHLAELSKKTNKLKNLHSKWKKGMKVPHFDLGRRFYLCRRKKFGEEGQDECDQNGEFSFRRGWKKKSTLSIGSDMWSGDLFSRELSSTTSMRGTLCYVAPEYGGCGFLMEKADIYSFGVLILVIVSGRRPLHVLASPMKLEKANLISWCRHLAQAGNILELVDERLKEDFNKEQASLCINLALTCLQKIPELRLDIGDIVKILKGEMDLPPLPFELSPSPPSKLYGKARRKQKITAE, encoded by the coding sequence ATGCCTTCAAGACCCTTTCCTCCGACAAGTCCCACCAAAACCAAGGCCCTCTTCCTAGCACTCACCATTTCAGCTTGTGTTGTTATTTTCTGCTCAGTTGTTTACTTCCTCTACCATCTGTGGCTTTCTCTAGTTCATAGAGCTAAGACCATCCCCTTTGATGCAAGTGCTCCCTTGAAGCTTCAAAGATTCTCGTACAAAGATTTAAAGCAGGCCACCAATGGCTTCGATACTGCCAATGTAATTGGCAAAGGCGGCTCTGGCACTGTTTTCAGAGGCGTACTTAAAGACGGCAAGTTGATTGCCATCAAGCGTCTGGACGCATTGTCTTTGCAGTCTGAGAGAGAGTTTCAAAACGAGCTGCAGATTCTTGGAGGGTTAAGGTCACCATTCTTGGTGACTCTTTTGGGTTACTGTGTGGAAAGGAACAAAAGAGTGCTGGTTTATGAGTATATGCCCAACAGAAGCTTGCAGGAGTCCCTCTTTGGAGATGAGGGTTTGAGTTTGAGTTGGGAGAGAAGGTTTTGCATAATATTGGATGTTGCTAGAGCTATGGAGTTCTTGCACCTTGGATGTGATCCTCCGGTGATCCATGGTGATATCAAGCCAAGCAATGTTCTGCTTGATGCAGAGTGGCGTGGGAAGATCTCCGACTTTGGCTTGTCAAGGATTAAGGTGGAGGGTGAATTTGGTGTTGACTTGTTTAGCCAGGACCTAGGGAGGAGCCAGGATCTATGGAAAAGCCAAGAGCTTTCAGGTAATTTGACTAATTTGACTGCAGAAACTCCTGCTATTGGTACTCCGGTTGAGAGTGTCAGTGAAGTAGATTTCGCTCTAGCTTTGCAAGCCTCTTCTTCATCAAAAAATAGTAGGACCTGCTTTAATGTTAAAGCtttgaatttgaattctttGAATTATAATGCCAATATTGCTGGTGAAAGTGAAATCAGGAATGTGAATGCAAAGGGTAAAGAAATTTCAGCTTTGGATAGAGATGATTGGAATGGTAAGTTTTTTCCTTATGATGATGAGCTTTCTAGCATTGATTATAGTAAGGAGTTAACAGTGAACGCTTCTCCTTTGGTGGATGATGAGAAGGCAAATGGGAAACAATGGGGAAAGGACTGGTGGTGGAGACAGGATGGAAGCGGGGAGTTATGTAGTAAAGACTATGTTATGGAGTGGATTGGGAGTCAGATTTGTCCATCAAACCCTGATTGGGATCATGGTAAGAACAATGCTCACGAGAAAGTGGAATTGGAAACTTCAAGCCCAAAGGATAAAGACCAAGATGCAATTGCACCCCAGACACAGGTGTTTGGGATAGGACACAATACTACAGATAATGGGATTGAGAAAAAACAGTCAAGGggaaagaaaaatcacaaaaagaaaCACAGGAAGATGCAAGAATGGTGGAGAGAAGAGCATCTAGCTGAATTAAGCAAGAAGACAAATAAACTGAAAAATCTTCACTCTAAATGGAAGAAAGGCATGAAAGTGCCCCATTTTGATTTGGGTAGAAGGTTTTATCTTTGCAGACGTAAGAAGTTTGGAGAGGAGGGTCAGGATGAATGTGATCAAAATGGGGAGTTTAGCTTCAGAAGAGGCTGGAAGAAAAAGAGTACTCTTTCCATTGGTAGTGACATGTGGAGTGGAGATCTTTTCAGCCGCGAGCTTAGCAGCACAACTAGCATGAGAGGGACACTGTGTTATGTGGCACCAGAATATGGAGGGTGTGGATTCTTGATGGAGAAAGCTGATATTTATAGTTTTGGAGTTTTGATTCTTGTAATCGTGTCAGGTAGGAGACCGTTACATGTTCTTGCATCACCCATGAAGCTAGAGAAAGCAAACCTGATAAGCTGGTGTAGACACTTGGCTCAAGCTGGTAACATTTTAGAACTAGTGGATGAGAGATTGAAAGAAGATTTCAACAAGGAGCAAGCAAGCCTGTGTATCAATTTGGCACTCACTTGCTTACAGAAAATCCCTGAGTTGAGGCTAGATATTGGGGATATTGTTAAGATTTTGAAGGGGGAGATGGATCTTCCACCACTTCCATTTGAGCTCTCCCCTTCTCCACCTTCCAAATTATACGGCAAAGCAAGGAGAAAACAGAAGATCACTGCAGAATAG
- the LOC106761567 gene encoding pentatricopeptide repeat-containing protein At1g80880, mitochondrial: protein MAAPLRLRCYYSYFSSRLHGIARRKSQLTVSLMGIGSSNKFSSEALHQTVSLHSRSQNQYHAPFDFNFNLDDPLLPEFLELLKKVAHSSSQAEGLRSSNFQANRDLICSAIWALREEWKPALLAFKWNCHLNDEKVCNLMVWVSATHGKFSTAWCIIRDMHHSSLSTRQAMLIMIDRYASANNTAKAIQTFNFMDTFRLTPDQEAFHALLAALCKCGNVEEAEEFMLLSKKLFPLETKSFNIILNGWCNITKDVYEAKRVWREMSKYCITPDDTSYSYMISCFSKEGNLFDSLRLYDQMKKRGWTPGIEIYNSLVYVLTRANCLKEALRTIDNLKEQGLQPDSSTFNAMILPLCETGKLAEARVVFNTMVEENVCPTTETYHAFFEGVDYQGSLEFLSRMKDSGLGPNKDSFLIILTKFLKLKQPVNAVKIWTEMKAYDLVPSCEHYRVMVEELVNCRWFIKARYFYEEMISNGCSADPKLNKLFQKEVPVRGDKGKQNVKNAISSKSVKYSIK from the exons ATGGCTGCACCTCTCCGGTTACGCTGCTACTATTCTTACTTTTCAAGCAGATTGCATGGCATCGCAAGACGAAAGTCCCAACTGACTGTGTCTCTAATGGGAATTGGAAGCAGTAATAAATTTTCCTCTGAGGCATTGCATCAAACAGTTTCACTACACTCTCGGTCCCAAAACCAGTACCATGCGCCTTTTGACTTCAACTTCAACTTGGATGACCCATTACTACCAGAGTTTCTGGAATTGCTAAAAAAAGTTGCCCATTCGTCGTCGCAAGCAGAGGGTCTCCGTTCATCAAATTTCCAAGCAAACAGAGATTTGATATGTTCCGCGATTTGGGCATTGAGGGAGGAATGGAAACCTGCATTGCTTGCCTTCAAATGGAATTGCCATCTTAACGACGAGAAAGTTTGTAACTTGATGGTATGGGTCTCGGCAACTCATGGAAAGTTTTCCACTGCTTGGTGCATCATTCGAGATATGCATCATTCGTCTCTCTCCACGCGTCAGGCTATGCTTATTATGATTGATAG ATATGCTTCTGCAAACAATACAGCCAAGGCTATTCAAACATTCAACTTTATGGACACGTTCAGATTGACTCCTGATCAAGAAGCATTTCATGCACTTTTGGCTGCTCTTTGTAAATGTGGAAACGTTGAAGAGGCCGAAGAGTTTATGCTACTGAGTAAGAAGCTCTTCCCACTTGAGACTAAGAGCTTTAACATTATTCTTAATGGATGGTGTAACATAACAAAGGATGTATATGAAGCAAAAAGAGTTTGGAGAGAAATGTCAAAATACTGTATAACACCCGATGATACTTCGTATAGCTACATGATTTCCTGCTTCTCAAAGGAAGGGAATCTCTTTGACTCTCTTAGACTCTATGATCAGATGAAGAAAAGGGGATGGACCCCTGGAATAGAGATATACAATTCATTGGTATATGTTTTAACTCGTGCCAATTGCTTGAAGGAAGCTCTTAGGACTATAGATAATTTGAAAGAACAAGGTTTGCAGCCTGATTCTTCCACCTTCAATGCCATGATACTCCCTCTTTGTGAAACTGGAAAACTAGCGGAGGCAAGGGTAGTATTTAACACAATGGTGGAAGAAAATGTTTGTCCAACCACTGAAACCTACCATGCATTTTTTGAGGGAGTAGATTATCAAGGATCATTGGAATTTCTGAGTAGGATGAAAGATTCTGGTCTGGGTCCTAATAAGGATTCCTTTCTCATAATTCTGACAAAATTCTTAAAGTTGAAACAACCTGTAAATGCAGTGAAAATTTGGACTGAAATGAAGGCATATGATTTGGTCCCTAGTTGTGAGCATTACAGAGTAATGGTTGAAGAGCTTGTAAATTGTAGGTGGTTCATAAAGGCCAGATATTTTTATGAGGAGATGATTTCAAATGGATGTTCAGCAGATCCAAAGCTTAATAAGCTCTTCCAGAAAGAAGTACCAGTTCGTGGTGATAAAGGAAAACAGAATGTTAAAAATGCTATTAGCAGTAAAAGtgtaaaatattctataaaatGA
- the LOC106762695 gene encoding magnesium transporter MRS2-1 yields the protein MADLKERLLPPKPASALNVREVANRPSASGRHAFQGVDVLGLKKRGQGLRSWIRVDTSGNSQAIEVDKFTMMRRCDLPARDLRLLDPLFVYPSTILGREKAIVVNLEQIRCIITADEVLLLNSLDSYVLHYVMELQRRLTATGVGEVWPSEGSDMNRRRGSRNFDNVFNNSSPDYLPFEFRALEVALEAACTFLDSQAAELEIEAYPLLDELTSKISTLNLERVRRLKSRLVALTRRVQKVRDEIEQLMDDDGDMAEMYLTEKKRRMELSFYGDQSMVGYKSVDGASISAPVSPVSSPPDSRKLEKSFSIARSRHESMRSSESTTDSIEELEMLLEAYFVVIDSTLNKLTSLKEYIDDTEDFINIQLDNVRNQLIQFELLLTTATFVVAIFGVVAGIFGMNFEIALFNVPSAFQWVLIITGICGVFIFSAFVWFFKYRRLMPL from the exons ATGGCAGATCTCAAGGAGAGGCTGCTACCACCAAAACCTGCTTCGGCTCTTAATGTAAGAGAGGTTGCCAATCGACCATCTGCCTCTGGAAGGCATGCTTTCCAAGGGGTGGATGTTCTGGGGTTAAAGAAGCGAGGCCAAGGTCTCCGATCATGGATTCGTGTTGACACATCTGGAAACTCTCAAGCCATTGAAGTAGACAAGTTTACCATGATGCGACGTTGTGATCTACCTGCTCGTGATCTTCGCCTACTTGATCCCTTGTTTGTCTACCCATCAACAATCCTTGGCAGGGAAAAAGCTATCGTTGTAAATCTGGAGCAGATACGGTGTATCATTACAGCAGATGAAGTTCTTCTCTTGAATTCCCTTGATAGTTATGTATTGCACTATGTAATGGAGCTACAACGACGGTTGACGGCAACTGGGGTCGGGGAGGTTTGGCCATCAGAGGGTTCTGACATGAACCGAAGGAGGGGAAGTAGGAATTTTGATAATGTATTTAACAACTCTTCTCCTGATTATTTACCTTTCGAATTCAGGGCCCTTGAAGTTGCCCTGGAGGCGGCATGCACATTTCTTGATTCTCAG GCGGCAGAGTTAGAAATTGAAGCTTATCCCTTGTTGGATGAACTGACGTCAAAGATCAGTACTTTAAATTTGGAACGTGTTCGTCGGTTGAAAAGCAGACTTGTTGCCTTGACCAGGAGGGTTCAGAAG GTTAGAGATGAAATAGAGCAGCTTATGGACGATGATGGTGACATGGCTGAAATGTATCTTACTGAGAAGAAAAGACGGATGGAGTTGTCATTTTACGGAGATCAGTCTATGGTTGGATATAAATCAGTTGATGGTGCATCCATTTCTGCCCCGGTTTCTCCTGTGTCATCACCTCCTGATTCTCGAAAGCTAGAAAAGAGCTTCAGTATTGCTAGAAGTCGACATGAGAGCATGCGAAGTTCTGAAAGTACTACGGATAGTATAGAGGAACTTGAGATGTTGCTGGAAGCATACTTTGTTGTCATTGACAGCACTCTAAACAAGTTGACATCG TTGAAAGAATACATTGATGACACAGAAGATTTCATAAACATCCAACtg GATAATGTGCGGAATCAGCTTATCCAGTTTGAGCTTTTACTCACAACTGCAACATTTGTGGTTGCCATCTTTGGAGTGGTAGCGGGAATATTTGggatgaattttgaaattgcatTATTCAATGTCCCCTCTGCTTTCCAGTGGGTCCTTATAATAACAGGAATTTGTGgagtatttatattttctgcATTCGTGTGGTTCTTCAAGTACAGAAGACTCATGCCCCTATAG